AcaagaaggagggaaaagacaAAGCAACAcagagactcaaaaagaatgggaggaagggagggagggagggagagagagagagaagggagaggacagggagaggcacagagaccGAGATGGAGAGTGAGAGCAAGAGCGAGGCACAGGGGAAAAAGCCACGCGACCTAAGACAGAGATTACACAGTCAGAGACCTGAGGCACAGACCTAAGGCACAATCAACAGAGATGGTGACAGAGTCAACAGAGACAGGGACAATCTGTGGGAGACGCGTAAATAAAAGGAGAGACACGGAGTTAACAAAGAGGCACCCAgcgaggcagagagggagaactcgggagaaagaagagacagtgGGGCagagacgagagagagagagagagagagagagagagagagagagagagagagagagaaagagagagagagaaaggggacgAGAGATGGGGATCCAGAGAAGAGAAAGTTATAACGGGAAAGCTCGTACGGAGGGGGCGGGCGCTGGGATCCCCCAGGTCTCCGCCCCGGAAAGCGGGGCTTCGGCACTCACTATAAAGCGCGGAGCCCGGGGCCCAGGCTGCAGCCGCCTGCCGCCGGCCATGAGCTCCAACTCGGACGCCGTCCCGGACCCCGAGGCCCCGCGGCCGCTCGCGCACCGCCGCCACGTCTGTGTcccgctgccctgggccctgagcgTCGCCCTGGTGCTGTTCGCCGCCGCCGGCGCCGCCTACATCGTCCGCACCTGGGTGGTGCCCCGAGGCCCCGCTTCGCTCGGCCCCAGCCCCGCACCCGACTCCAGACTCCCCGAGGTCCCCGAGTTCCTTCCCGACGCCCGCGCCCGCCTGCCTGACTCCACTCAGGTGAGATGCGCCCCTACTTGGGGCCCCTTCTCCATCCCTCACCCCGGGTGACCCCTTCTGCACGCCGGGCCGACGGCCCGCCCCCTTCGGGCCGCTGAGAGCATCCTCCTTTATTCAGGACTCCGGGCGCCTCGCTTCTCATCTCGCACCGCCTTGAGGCCCCATCTGCGTACCGCACCCTCGAGCGGGACCTTTTCCCCATGGTGGATCCCGAGGGGCGCTTCTAACCGTGGAGGGGACCCACCCTTTCTTTCCTAACTCCCGGAGAACCTAGGTTTTCTCCCGGACTCCTGGGATGTCCGGCTTTTCCTCCCAAGACCTCCCTGTTCCAAGGCCACCTGGGGGGAGGCCTCCGTGAAATCCTGGCGTGTGCTGTCCTTGCAGACCCCACGGGTTGGGGCAGGTTCAGCCCCCAACTTCGGGTGTGGAGTGTGCTGGTGTGTTCTTTTGGGTCAGGGGAAAGGAGAGCGTAGGCTCAAGTCCTGCGCTgatgccgggggtgggggtggggtggtgatggCGCTTTTCAAGGGGCTGCGGGAGCGGTCGGGGGACCCTCCATCCactttctgcctttcctccccagggccagggcgTGTTCGCGCAGCTGGTGGCCCGAGATGGTGAGTGTCAAGTACCGGCCCTGTTCCCCTGGGGAGGAGGGCTCTGAGGAGTCCCTCCCTCTGACTCAATGTGACCCTCTGCCCCTTTCCTCTCCGAAAGCTGTCTTCTCACCTCTTTAACCCTCACCAGTCTCTCTTTCTGACCTTCGGgttccctctgctcctcagctAACACCCACCTGCCCACCTAAAACGCACCCTCTCAGCCCTGGGGCTGGATCCCCACATCCCAGCCTGGTCTGGTCTCTCTCGCTGGTTCTGGAAGTTCCACACTCTCTTTTCCACTcgattttcctccctccttccagacaccctctcccctctccctcttggactctcctccccacccctctcttttcttccctcttctttagacgtccccactctcccttccccctcctccttctgagTCCCCTCCTTCATTCTATCCCATCCCCCCATTTCCCTCACCTCCCTTTCTAACCCCCTTTTTTCCATTCCGTAGAGTCCGCTGGCCTACACCCCTCCCCTTTTGCATTACACCTCCTCCAAAACGTGTCTGTTCCTGGAAGTATCTCACCCGCCACCCCAACCTCTCAGagtcctctttccccctccctcttcctgacaggcttccccctcactcccttcccttcctcccttcgaTCCCCTagccctgcctctctctgggAACCTCTTTCCCCCTCAGAGCCCCAGCACCCATTCCCCAGGGCTGTGTCCCTGCCCATAGCCTCGCTCACCTCTccgccctcttcctcctcccgcAGCACTGCTGACTGAAGGTCTCCTGCACTGGTACAGCGACCCTGGCTTGAAAGGTGTGTTCTTGGCACCCGGCTTGAGCTACGATGAGCACACCCAGGAGCTGCTGGTGGCTGAGGCTGGCATCTACTATGTCTTCCTGCACCTGGAACTGCAACGTGTGGTGGCCAGCGCTGGCTCTGGCTCTGTCTCCGTTGCCCTGCACCTGCAGCCTCTGGGTAAAGGGGCTGCAGCTCTGGCCCTGACCTTGGACCTGCCGTCTCCATCTTCTGAAGCCCGGGACTCAGCAGCTGGTTTCCGGGGTGGCCTGCTGCGCCTCAGTGCTCGCCAGCGCCTGGGTGTCTACCTCAAGACTGTGGGCGGGGTGCACCCCGCCTGGCAGCTTGCACAAGGTGCCACAGTCTTGGGCCTCTACCGAGTGTCTACCAAGGTCCCCGCTGAACTGCCCTCCTGACAGCCTTCATGAGGCAGGACAGACTTCATGAGGCAGGGCAGACTTCCTGAGGCAGGCGGGGTTGCCACCCCCTGCAGGGAGACTGAAGCCTGCCTTGCTTTCTTGGGGCCTGTGGTGATGGGCTCTGGCTTCTCTACCTCACCAGGCTGGGCAGGAGTTCTGGCTGCTGACCCCCTTTTCAAGGACTCTCCTGGTTCCTCTATCACTCCCACCCCAAGTCGAACCCTTGGTATTTATTATGAGCCTGAGCTCAGACAGTAgactttatattaatatattgaacttatatttattgatcacctactaCATGGCAGGTACTGTGTAGGGCTGGAGAAACAGCAGCCAATAAAATAGACCCCCCAAAAATCCTTATTTATGTTAATATGTGAGAAGTAAAGACTCACTTCTAGCGCCCCCCTGGGATTTGTGGGCTAGCTCTTGGGGATTTGCAGAATTCTTTGCTGTGtgaggttcattcattcatgcagctTGCACTTCGAGCATCTACTGTgcgtcaggcactgttctaggtgttgAGCACACAGctgtgaacaagacagaccaAAACCCCAGCTTGTGCCAAGCTGACGTCTATTGGGCTGGGTGGACTCTGTGACTGTGACTGTGTGAGACTTGGTGTGGCTGGGCCAAGGGGACACTGAGAGATGGTGTGTGGCACTAGGTAATAAAACGGAAACTTAACGACAACTATGTAAGGGCCATTTACTGTGCACCAGATAGTGTTATTTGAGACTCATAACCACCCTATGCTTTAAgggttttattatttccattgtaCTGTTATATAGGCTCTTGAGGTTATTTTCCTCTATTGTAAGTGCACAGCGGAAATTCCGTAGGATGCAGTTCTGCAGGACATCGCTCGTCAGCTCTGTTCCGTGACATCACACCAGTAACTTAATATCAGCCGTGGAATCAGCAGACACTACAAGTCAGGGCTTGGTTTATCGTCTGTTGGTCATCTAGACTTGAGTGATGGAGGAACTGATTTTAAACACGTAGACTAGACTTAAAACTGGGTCTTGTCTCTACCGGTTTCATTGTGaataacacacacaaacaaaatcaAGGGAGTCTTCTCGCCTGGTGTTTTCCGACCACTGTCTGGTTCCGGGGAGAGGCTGCTCATGTCATGCACAAGCAAGTGAAGTGTGGACATGCATCTTTGGTCCACTTTATCTTAGTCTTCAAAGGAAAGTACTATCTATATCTCCTTGTTTGTCACTTGTACTTAGGGTTGGCTACATGTACGAGAGTGATAAAAATTAGGGTATTCTGTAAGAACCAGCTGACTATGTAGAATTTgcaataaagaatattttttattttatctgttaATGGTGTGCTACACAATCATTTATGTAACATTTGTAATAAGCGCACGatttcatcccccccccccccccgccccgaagAGCTGCTTGTTAAACATGCAGCAGCACACTGTCCCTCTCTCTAGACCTGGCCAGTCCCCCCAGCCCCATAATTTTGGTCACCTGCAGAACTTATACCCACTGGCCCATATGAACCAGCTGGACCCTGGCTCTCCTTACAGACCTAGGACGAAAGGGGCTGCATGGACAGAGAAGTCTGCAGAGAGCGGACTTTGATGGGTCTTAAGAAGAGGAGTGGGGGTGAGCAAGGAAGACGTGGGAGAGTTTGGCCTGCAGTGGCCAGACAGGAGGGCATGGGATGGACAGAGAAGAAATGGAAGTGGAGGCGAATTGCATGTTCCTGTCCCATCTCTACTCCTCAAAGGGTTTGTCCCTCCTGAGTGGGCAGAACTGACGCTGAATATGGCCATACTAGTCATTAAATTATTAAACCAGTTCTATACTAGTTGGCAAGTACGTGTTAATCCCAGTCCCCATTCCTGGGTATTTCCCCTGGACACCTAAGATAGCACTTGTGACCAAGCATCCAAAGCCGTAATCCTTGGTGCATCCCTAGAGTTTGTGGGGGAAGGGTAGTTCCCAGAATTCTTGGTTGAGGACCAGGGTCAAATCTAATTGGTCAGCATCTGGCTACACTGGTTGTTGGCCTATTGAATAACACCCTTGGCACTAGGTGATGCCTCCCCTCAGCACAGCTGATTGGGCCAGGGTGGACATGTGATTCAAGCTGGGCCAGTCTCCGCAGAGAGTGGGCGGGCCTGGCCTCACAGACAGAATTAGTCAGGAACTCCAACCTCtgtaggagagagagacaggaaaaggtTTATATGCACAGAGAGAGGAGATGAAGATGTGCAGGATTTTATAGGTGAGACCACAGAACTctagagaaacagaggaagagctAGGTTTCCTACTTGCCTCCTTCTGGTGACATGGGATACCCTAAACCTATTACAGGGTGGGGCCagagtgggtttacagttgtgagtacgcaaaacacatttattcttgtattattatttattaatcattggattattttccacacgaacaactgTTAGCCTACTTTTGTCCCTCCCtgtagtttcctagggctgccctAATGAAGTGCCActaactgggtggcttaaaacagcagacGTGTTATCTCCCAGTTCCGGAGGCCAGAGTCCaacatcaaggtgtcagcaaggccatgctccctccaaaggctctAAGGAAGAATCCTTCCCCGCCTCTAACAGCTTCCAGTGGTTGCCCACAGTCCTTGGTACTCCTTGCTTTACAGCTGTGCTGTTCCAACCTCTGCTCCGTCTTCACatggcctcctccctctccacgtctctgtctttgtttctcttctcttcctataAGGATAAGTCACACTGGAGGTAGGGCCCACAtctttatttaattacatttgcaaagaccctCTTTCCAAATAAAGTAATAATCTGAGGTTCCAGGGTGAATATGAACCGTGAGGGCGGGGCACTGTTCAACCCAGTGCATCTAGTCTCTCCCCTTGGGGGCCATGAAAAATGTGAGTTTCCTCCGATGATTTTCCATCTGGGTAGGTTCTGTTCTATGCTGCGAAATGACCTTTCATATAGCGTCCCCAAGGAGGAAGATCCTCAAGGTTTTGGTGTCTTTCCTGGTGGCTTTGGGATCTGAGAGACTGTCCTACTTTCTGGGTTATGTTGTGTCTGGGGGTATTCCACCACAAGGATGCCTGGGTCCCAAGGACCTGTAGGGTGTTACTGAGACCAAAGGTGTGCAGATGGAATTCTACAATAGCAACAATACCCACGGTTGACATTTACTAATGTTTACTGGGCCCAGACACTAATTGCTTTGCAAGGACTCCATCAGGAAGGTACTCTCCTATTTTTATTCGTATTTTACAGTCAAGGAAACCCAGGGAGATCAACCCAGGTCACACATCCAGTAACAGGTAGTGTGGTTGACAGTACGAGCTCTAGAGCCAGACTTCCTGGAATGCTGGTTGCTCCCCAGTGACCTCATAGTATACATAGAAGTTTGGGTTGAATCATCGTGCCCActccccaattcatatgttgaatttCTAACTCCAggacttcagaatgtgactgtatttggagacagggtttTTACAGAGgttattaaattaaaacaatgtcTCTGGGCTtggtcctaatccaatatgactggcgTCCTTGTAAAAGGGGGAAACttggagatacacacacacacacaggcacacacccctccccctgaCACAGGGAGGAGGCCATGTAAGTGACTCCTGGGCTGTCTACAAGCCGAGGAGTCAGGCCTGGAACAGATCCCACCCTcagagccctcagaaggaacccacCCTGCGGAcacctccatctccatctcctccAATAACCCAAATTGGCTGACCCCACGTGGGTGTGTTTGTGGTCTTTATTATTCCTTAGCCAGAGGGAGTACTCATAAAGCAAGGACGTTAGTGTGTGTGGTTCTCAGGGTTGTCCCAGGAGCCCCGGGTGGGGTAATATATGTGTAAAGTTAAAACTCTCAGTTTTTTCCTTGCTATTAGGGAAAAACCCAGTtcttcctttgtgtgtgtttctctcctgTGAGTCTCCTTTACTACCCACACAAAACGTTTTGCTTCTGACAATTCTGATACCAAATATGtagatgtttatctctcacaccAACTGGCAATTTTTAGACACCGACTAGGTGTCCGAGAATTCAACTAATTCTCACACCATTTCCTGGTGGTAACATTAGATCCCATGGGTTAAGGACTGGGTCCCGCAAGactgctcctgccccaccccaccctcttcaGAGGCCAGTCGAAAGCCCAGGTTATATATAACCTGTGCTTCTGATCAACTAGCTGTAGATTAAAGGTTCCAACGACAccttccttgggttcaattaatttgctggAGTGGCTCACAGAACACAGGGAAACACTGGCTTACATTTGCCAGTGTACTACAGGGTGTGAAAAAGaatacagatgaacagccagatgaagaggtcTGGGAGGGTCCTGAATGCAGGAGTTTCTGTTCCCGTGGAGTTGGGGGGGCGTCATCTTCCTTGTGTGGATGTATTCATCAACCTGGAATCTCCCCTGAGCCCCTACTATCAATATTTTATGGAGGCTTCGTCACATAGGCGTGAccaattattaactccatttccaACCCTCACCCCTCTCTGGAGGGTGAGGTTGGAAGCTGAAAATTCCCAGCTTCTGATCAtgccttggtctttctggtgacagCCCCCATCCAGGAGTCATCCCGGAGTTGCCTCATTAGGCCAACTGATGTTCTTCGTGTTCTTGTTCCTGAGGAATTTACAAGGGTTTGGGAGCCCTGTATCAGGAACTGGACACAGAGACCAGTATGTATATTCTATCTCACAATATGCTACGTACATTACATTACAAATTTTGGATTCCCAAACATGTCTGGCTTCTAAGGCTTTGGATTAGGGATTGTGGAATTGTGTGAGGGACTGGGATGTGAATCAAGACACAGCTTCTTAtgggagtttgtgtgtgtgttggtagcAGTCCAGTGAGGAAGGAGCGGAGAAAAGTGCAgagtgtctttaaaaaataattgtgttaaaccctggccgggcagctcagttggtccaagcatcctcccatacaccaaaaagttgtgggtttgattccctgtcagggcacacacctaggatGCAGTCTCATTCCTTGGTCAgggtgtatatgagaggcaactgactgatgtttctctttctctctctgtctcttcttctctcccttcctctctctctaaaatcagtaagcatgtcctcggtTGAGaagttttttcaaaattatgttaaGGATGCTTAATGTGAGATCTATCTTAACAAAAATTTCTGTGTTCAATGAAGCATTGTTAACTGTAGGCACAATGCTGTGcacagatctctagaacttactcatctcgCCTAACGGAAACTGTGCCTTGTAAcaactctccctcctcctccagcctttggcagccaccattctactccTTACTTCTAAGAACTTGGCTACTTTAGATGCTCATGTAAGTGGAACCTgacaatatttgtccttctgagtgtgactggcttatttcactgagcataatgtccttaaggtccatccatgttagtGTATATGTCACAgtctccttctttttaaaggctggataacattccattgtgtggatggaccacatttcatttatttctttatccactcatccattgatggatatttaggttgtttccagatcttggctattgggAATAATGCTCCAATGcacatgggagtgcagatatctttcTGGGACCCCATGTCAATAATTCGGGATATActctcagaagtgggattactggctCATACAGAACAAACAATTTAGAGTCCCCCCTGAGCTGAGTGCCAGCCCTAGTCCTGCCATTGCTAACTAAGCTGTGCATCCTTGGGCAAGTGCCTTCACATCTCTAGGCTGAGTGTCTTCcattataaaactgaaagaaacctTGTAGCTTTTGAGCTTAAGGAGTGTTAAGTCAGCTAATGGGTTTAATAGCACAGTGCGTGTGTGCTGACACTTGATTCAATATGTGGAAGAAGTTATTCTTACATCAGTTAGATCATAGACAGATAGCATTTAAGGTCTGTAGTCCATCCAGTAAAGAGAGGATTTGGGAAGGGAGTTccaggtggggagggcagcaTATACAGAGAGCCAGAGGGAAGAGAGTGGCTAGAGTAATGCAGATGGGGATGGGAGGGTCAAACCATGCAAGCTGGTGGATGCCAGCCCAAAGCTTTATCCTGAGGGCAATAGAGTATTAAGAAGACAAGCAGTCAGATTAGCTTATTAGAACCATATCTCTGGTAGGGATGTAGGTTTGTATGGGAAACAAAGAGTGGAGGCAAGGAGGCCCATGGAACCACCCTGGTAAGAGATAGTGAAGGTCTGGGATGGAATGCTGGCTTTTGAAGATGGAGAGGCAATGAATACATACAAGAGATATGTGATACAAGGAATAGGACTTGGCAAGGCTTTGAATATGGTTGAGATGGAGAAGGCAAGACTTTTGGCTCATGCAACTGGATGAATGGTGGAAGCCTTTATGGATCTGCGGGGCCCTAAAGATCATAGGTCACTTTGGGATAAGTGGATTTCcaggtgcttttttaaaaaaaaatattttatttacttatttttagaga
This window of the Desmodus rotundus isolate HL8 chromosome 9, HLdesRot8A.1, whole genome shotgun sequence genome carries:
- the TNFSF9 gene encoding tumor necrosis factor ligand superfamily member 9, coding for MSSNSDAVPDPEAPRPLAHRRHVCVPLPWALSVALVLFAAAGAAYIVRTWVVPRGPASLGPSPAPDSRLPEVPEFLPDARARLPDSTQGQGVFAQLVARDALLTEGLLHWYSDPGLKGVFLAPGLSYDEHTQELLVAEAGIYYVFLHLELQRVVASAGSGSVSVALHLQPLGKGAAALALTLDLPSPSSEARDSAAGFRGGLLRLSARQRLGVYLKTVGGVHPAWQLAQGATVLGLYRVSTKVPAELPS